A genome region from Brassica oleracea var. oleracea cultivar TO1000 chromosome C2, BOL, whole genome shotgun sequence includes the following:
- the LOC106325159 gene encoding non-specific lipid-transfer protein 4-like, giving the protein MAIALRFFTCLVLTVCIVASVDAAITCGTVTSSLAPCATYLSSGGEVPPPCCAGVKKLNGMAQTTADRQQACKCLKAAAQGINPSLASSLPGKCSVSIPYPISMSTNCDNVK; this is encoded by the coding sequence ATGGCTATTGCTCTTAGGTTCTTTACATGCCTTGTTTTGACGGTGTGCATTGTCGCATCAGTAGATGCAGCAATCACATGTGGCACAGTGACAAGTAGCTTGGCTCCATGTGCTACCTACCTATCGAGTGGCGGGGAGGTGCCACCTCCATGCTGTGCGGGAGTCAAAAAATTGAATGGTATGGCTCAAACCACAGCGGACCGCCAACAAGCATGCAAGTGTCTAAAGGCCGCTGCACAGGGCATCAACCCAAGTCTAGCCTCTAGCCTTCCTGGAAAATGCAGTGTTAGCATTCCCTATCCCATCTCCATGAGTACCAACTGCGACAA
- the LOC106324945 gene encoding non-specific lipid-transfer protein 4-like — MTMGLKFFTCLVLTVCIAASVDAALTCGTVTSSLAPCATYLSKGGAVVPGPCCAGVKKLNDMAQTTPDRQQACKCLKAAAKSINPSLASGLPGKCSVSIPYPISMSTNCDNVK, encoded by the exons ATGACTATGGGTCTGAAGTTCTTTACATGCCTTGTTTTGACGGTGTGCATTGCCGCATCAGTAGATGCAGCACTCACATGTGGTACAGTGACAAGTAGCTTGGCTCCATGTGCCACCTACCTATCGAAAGGTGGGGCGGTGGTGCCGGGTCCATGTTGTGCGGGAGTAAAAAAATTGAATGATATGGCTCAAACCACACCGGACCGGCAACAAGCATGCAAATGCCTAAAGGCCGCTGCAAAGAGCATCAATCCAAGTCTAGCCTCCGGCCTTCCTGGAAAGTGCAGTGTTAGCATTCCCTATCCTATCTCCATGAGCACCAACTGCGACAA TGTCAAATGA
- the LOC106324783 gene encoding ubiquitin-conjugating enzyme E2 7 encodes MASQASLLLQKQLKDLCKHPVDGFSTGLVDEKNIFEWSVTIIGPPDSLYEGGFFNAIMTFPQNYPNSPPSVRFISDMWHPNVYSDGRVCISILHPPGDDPSGYELASERWMPVHTVESIMLSIISMLSGPNDESPANVEAAKEWREKRDEFKKKVSRCVRKSQEML; translated from the exons ATGGCATCGCAAGCTAGCCTTCTCCTCCAGAAACAACTCAAAG ATCTCTGTAAGCACCCTGTTGATGGATTCTCCACCGGACTCGTGGACGAGAAGAATATATTCGAGTGGAGCGTTACCATTATCGGACCTCCAGATTCTCTCTA TGAAGGAGGATTCTTTAACGCTATCATGACCTTCCCGCAGAATTATCCTAATAGCCCACCATCAGTGAGGTTTATTTCAGACATGTGGCATCCTAATG TTTACTCTGATGGTCGTGTTTGCATATCGATTCTTCACCCTCCTGGTGATGATCCAAGTGGTTATGAGCTTGCCAGCGAGCGCTGGATGCCTGTTCACACT GTTGAAAGTATTATGTTGAGTATTATATCTATGCTCTCTGGTCCCAACGATGAGTCTCCTGCAAACGTTGAAGCTGCT AAAGAGTGGCGAGAGAAGAGAGACGAGTTCAAGAAGAAAGTGAGCCGCTGTGTCAGAAAGTCTCAAGAAATGTTGTGA